The Verrucomicrobiota bacterium nucleotide sequence AACAACAAAAAACAAAACAAAAAAACATTTACACAATTATATTTACAAAACCTCACCAAGTGTTCTTGAAATAGTATCCAGTGTTTCGGAATATTTATCCGGTGTTCTGGAAGCTCCATCCGGTGTCATGGCAGTACTAGCAAAAGTTATATCCGTATCGCCAAGAGATGCTATGTTGGCCAGAGAACACGCTGCCGTGGTGGGTAAAGCCAAGGCGCGCCATGGTTTGGGTAGTCGCGGACGTGAGTCCGCGCTGATCTGCTCAGGGAGTGTCAGTGCGGGCGCGACCGCCGATGGGGCCAAAACCGAACGATGCGCCGACTCACGTCGGCGGCACGGGGATGGGAAACAAGCTCGGCCTTATGGGGAATCCAGACAGTCCCGCACCATGGCAACGAGCCGCGAGGGATTGTAGGGCTTGGCCAGGTAGTACTTGCCTTCGGAGGCTTGGAGATCCTCGCCCTGGAGTTTCTGATTATACCCACTGCTAAGAATGATCTTAAGCCGGGGGCGGTCGGCTTTGAAAAGATTAGCCAGATCCTTGCCGTTGATGCCGCCGGGCATGACAATGTCCGTGAACAAAAGGTGAATCTGGTCCCGGTTTTGTCGCCACAGCTCCATGGCTTGCTGGCCATGGGCGGCGGTGAATACTTTGTACCCGCAATCTTCCAGCACCCCTTGCACCAGTGTGCGCACCCCATCATCATCCTCCACCACCAGCACGGTTTCCGTGCCGCCCGGCGTTCGTTGGGCAACGGCAGGTTTGCTGGTACTCGGCACGCTTTGATCCAAGGCGGGCAGAAATACCTCGAAGGTCGAGCCTTGGCCCATCTTGGTGGTCACCAGCACCCAGCCTTTATGCTGTTGCACAATGCCATAGGCGGTGGCCAACCCCAAGCCGGTGCCCTTCCCAACATCCTTCGTGGTGAAAAAAGGTTCAAAAACATGGGGTAAATGCTCCGGCGCAATCCCGCAACCCGTATCCGTGACCCGCAGGCACAGGTAGTCGCCGGGGATCGCATTGGCAGACGGCGGCAACGGTGCATCCGTAATCTTCTGGAGCGAAACCTCAATGGTCAGCACCCCGCCCTTGGGCATGGCGTCCCGTGAATTCACGGCCAGGTTCAGCAACACCTGTTCAATCATGCCGGCATCCGCCTGAATCCGTGGCAGCCCCGCGGGTAAACGCAACTGCATCGAAATATCCTCCCCCAGGATGCGGTTGAGCATCTTGCTGAGATTGCTCACCACCTCGCACAAATCCACCAACTCCAACGCCATCACCTGCCGCCGGCTGAACGTCAGCAATTGCCGGGTCAAATTGGCCGCCCGCTCCGCCGCTCGGGTAATTTGGTCCAAGGACTCCGCGTTGACCGTTACCGCCCGGCCTTTGGTGGTCATTAATTGTGCATTGCCCAGGATGATGGTCAGCAGGTTATTGAAGTCGTGCGCCACCCCGCCGGCCAGTTGCCCGATGGCCTCCAGCTTTTGGGATTGGCGCAACTGATCCTCCACCTGCCGCCGCTCTTGAATCTGTTTGCGCAAATCCTCATTGACCCGTTCAATTTCGCGCGCGCGCAATTCCAGTTCCTCGTTCAACTTGCGAATTTTCTCCTCCACCTCCTTGTACCGGGTGACATCCTGGACCACCGCCTGAAACTCCGTGGCATCGGCCACCGGACCAAACAACCGCCGAATCGTAAATTGCTGCCAGATAAACTTGTGATCCGACAGGTGAACTTTCTGGTCATAGGAGACGGTCGGATGCTCGGGGGTCAACGTTTGAAAATACTGCAAGGGAATCTCGCGGTCCTCCGGCGCCAGCATCGTCAGAAAATTACTGCCCATTAATTCTTCGCGGCTCTTTTCATAGAACCGGCAATACGCTCCGTTGACAAACGTGATGATGCCTTCCGAGGTAAAACGCCAGATCAGATCCTTCTGATCTTCCACCACCGTGCGATAACGTTTTTCACTTTCCTCGACGGCGCATTCCGCCTGCCGGCGCTCTAACACCGTGGCCGCCAGAAGCAGGTTGCTGATGGCCAGAATGCCCAGGTAACAACCAATGATCAGTAAACTTTCCTTTTCATTGGCGCTTACGAATGGCCCCCGGCCCTGCTGCAAGGAGTAAATCGCCACCGCCGATAACACGAGCGTGCTCAGCGTGGCGCCGCGCTGACCAAACCGCAACGAACCCCAAACCAAAAACGGATAAGGCAAATAGGCCAGTGGATAATTCTCGATCCCATACCCGAACCAGGAATGAAACGAAAAACTCACCGTGCCCGCCAGACCACCGGCCCAGAGCAGAAACTCCACCATGCGTGGGGAGCGCCATTCGATGGTCCGTGCCGGGGAAACCCAAGCCAAAAAGAAAGGCGTAATGATGAGTCCCGCCATCATGTTGGGAATCCACCAACTCAGCACCGTGGAATAAAGATCATCCCAGTCGGCCGCGCCGTCATAAATCAAACCCACGGCACTGCAAGCTGCATTCATCGTAGCGCCAACCAGGCAGGTGAGCCCGACAAACGCAGCGACATCGCGCACCCGTTCCATGGGCTTTTGAAAACCCGCCAGCTTTTCCAGCAAATGGACGCAGACCAGAGCGCCCACCGTATTGCCGACCATGGTGCCCAGCGTGAAATACCCCACGTCCCTGCCGTTCATCAGCGAAAACACGATGGCGCCTGCTGCCACGCCCGGCCAATACTGTTTGCCAAAAAGCAACAGGGCTGCCAACGCGATGGCAGCCTGGGGCCACACCAGGGTTAATTTGCCGGACATGAAGGTGATCTCGCTTCCCACCAGGCCACAGACAAAATACACTGCGACCAAGACCACGATCCGTACGATAGTTATTGATGCAATTGGGTTCACTGATTGCCAGGCCAAAACAACCAAAACTGCGACGCGCAGCAAGCTGTTAAGCCATGTTGGTACTATGGCAAAATCGCGGCTGACTGCAACTAAAAACAAACGACAACCAACGCGGCGCGTCGCCCGCCGCCCCCCTTCTCCCCCGACGGTTGCCACCGCACTCCAATTTTTGGCCGTACGGTTGCGACATGGTTTTTAGATTTGAATTCTTGATCCCGGCCAATTTCATCTTATGCTTGGTCCATGCGTGTGGTCAATGTCCCGCTCGGCGGGCGAAGTTATTTAATCATGGTGGCGGGCGGTCTGCTGGATCGCCTGGGGGAAGAGTGCCGCAATCTCAAGTTGGGGCAACGTTGCGCCGTGATCACGGATGCCAACGTCGCGCCGCGCTATGCCAAGCGGGTGCTGGCGAACCTGACGCAGGCGGGGTTTGCGCCGGTGTTGTTCACGATCCCGGCGGGGGAAAAATCCAAGTGCATCCGGCAGGTGGAGCGGTGTTATGATGCGCTGGCGCAGCATCGGTTGGAGCGCAAGTCGTTCATCGTCGCGCTGGGGGGCGGGGTGGTCGGGGATCTGGCGGGGTTTGTCGCGGCGACGTATCTGCGCGGGATTCCGTTCGTGCAGGTGCCGACGACGCTGCTCTCGCAGGTGGATAGTTCGGTGGGCGGCAAGACGGGGGTGAACCTGAAGGCGGGGAAAAACCTGGTCGGCGCGTTCTATCAGCCGCGCCTGGTGTTGTGCGACCTGGATACGTTGAAGACGCTGCCCAAGCGGGAGTTCAAGGCCGGGCTGGCCGAGGTGATCAAATACGGCATCATCTATGACGCCGCGTTCTTTGCGCGGCTGGAGGAGCATCTGCCCGCGCTGTTGAAGCTGGACCCGGCGTTGCTCGCCGAGGTGGTGGCGCGCAGTTGCGAGATCAAGGCCGAGGTGGTGGGGCAGGATGAAACGGAGAGCGGCCTGCGGGCGATTCTGAATTTCGGCCACACGATTGGCCACGCGATTGAGGCGATCACGCGTTACGGGACCTACTTGCACGGCGAGGCGATTTCCATCGGGCAAGTCGCGGCGGCCAGCATCTCGGCGGCGCAGACGGGGCTGCCATCCGCAGACGTGCCGCGCATTGAAGCGTGGTTCAAGCGGGCGGGATTGCCGACGCAGATTCAACTCACCCGCGCGCAGTTCGCCCGGCTCATGGCCGCGATGCAGTTGGATAAGAAGGTCAGCGGTGGCGAGGTGAAATTTGTCCTGGCCAAGCGGATTGGCGAGGTGACGTGGGGCCAGGCGGTCCCGGAATCGGCAATTAAACAGGCTTTGCATCTTGGCTTTTAACGGCATACTAACACCATGGCTGCTGTTTCAGAAACGATTGTCCGCGAATACTTCGAGTTGCAGGGCTTCTTTGTCCGGCAACAGCGCAAGACCCGCACCCCGCTCAAGGGGGATGATGATGATGTGGATTTGTTCGTCATCAACCCGCACCCGCAACCGTCGGCGGTGAGTCTGCCGTTCATCTTGAACAGCACAGACCTGGAAAACGTGTCGCGCGCCATGGTGGTCATCCGCGCGTGGCACACGGAAACATTCAGCCCGAGCCTGCTGGCCAATACGCCGGAGATTTTCCGGAACCTGGGGCCCGCGACGTTCCAACTGGCGACCAAGGCGTTCGGCATTGACGGCGAAGTGACCAAAATTCTGGTCGTGCCGGCGTTGCCCGCCGCCCACGAGGCCCGCCAGCAAAGCATCGAAATGCTCAAGGCCAAGGGGATTGACGCGATCATCCCGTTCCGCACCATTTTGTCCAACCTGATCGCGCACATCGAGGTCAACCGCAACTATCAGAAGTCCGATGTGCTGCAAGTGATGCGCATCTTGAAGAACTACGAGTTCATCAAGGAGCCGCAACTGGAATTGTTCAAGATACTGCCGCGCCGTCCGGTGGGCCGCCCCCCAAAGAAAAATCCGGTCCGCGAGCTAACGCCGGAACCCAAAATTGATTAAGGTATGATGCTGGTCATTGATAATTACGACTCCTTCACGTACAACCTGGTGCAATACCTGGGCGAGATGCAGGTGGACCTGCGCATCTTCCGCAACGACCAGATCACGCTGGCGCAGATCGAGGCGCTGAAGCCGGAGCGCATCCTGGTTTCCCCGGGGCCGTGCTCGCCGCGCGAAGCCGGGCTGTCCAACGACGCCATCCGCACGTTTGGCCCGCGCATTCCGCTGTTCGGCGTCTGCCTGGGGCATCAGTGCATCGGGCATACGTTCGGCGGAGAGGTCATCGTCAATTACCGGATGATGCACGGCAAGACTTCGCCCATTAAACATAACGGCAAGGATTTGTTCAAGGACATGCCGAATCCGTTCCTGGCGACGCGCTACCACTCGTTGGTGATCAAGCGCGAGACCATCCCGGATTGCCTGGAGATCACGGCGGAAACCGAGGAAGGCGAAATCATGGGCGTGCGCCATCGCCAATACCCAATCTGGGGCGTGCAGTTCCATCCCGAAAGCATCCTGACGGAGCACGGGCGAACCATCATGCGGAATTTCCTGACACTTAATAAATAACCGCCGTTGCGTCCAACCGACTTTCCGCATACCTGCGCCATCACTTTAATATTTATGAATACTGGATTAGCCCTGAACAATTCCTTAGCCAGCCTGCCGGTGTACCAGCCGGGCCGTCCCATCGAGGAAGTCGCCCGCGAACTCGGCTTGCCGGCGGATGACATCATCAAGCTGGCCTCCAACGAAAACCCGCTCGGCCCCTCGCCCAAGGCCGTCAAGGCCATGTGCCAGGCCGCCGCCAAGGTGAACCTCTACCCGGACGGCAGCGCGTTTTATCTCAAGCAAAAGCTCGCGCGCAAACTCGGTGTCGCGCCGGAGAACCTGATCCTCGGCAACGGTTCCAATGAAATCATTGAGATGGTCGGCCACGCCCTGCTGGAGCCAGGCACGGAAGTCGTCATGTCGCAATACTGCTTCCTGGTGTATCCGATCGTCGCCAAGCTGTTCGGCGCGAAGGTCGTCACTGTGCCAGCGAAGAACCTCGGGCACGATCTCTCCGCGATGCTGGCGGCCGTCACCCCGCAGACGCGCGTGATGTTCGTGGCCAACCCCAACAACCCCACCGGCACCTTGGCCACGCGCAAGGATTTGGAACGCCTAGTGAAGGAACTCCCGCCGCACGTGCTGCTGGCCATGGATGAGGCGTATATCGAATTCCTGGAAGACCCGGTGGACTTCGCCCCGCTGATTGCCTCGGGCAAACGGCCCAACCTCCTGCTCATGCGCACCTTCTCCAAGATTCTAGGCTTGGCGGGATTGCGGATGGGCTACGGCATCGGCCATCCCGACTTCATCGCCGCGTTGGAAAAGATCCGGCAGCCGTTCAACACCAACTCGATTGCCCAGGCTGGCGCGCTCGCCGCGCTGGACGACGCCGCGCACGTACGCAAAACCCGCGCCAACAACCTCAAGGGACTAGCTGTCTATGAACAGGCCTTCCGCAAGCTTGGCTTGGACTACGTGCCGTCCGGCGGCAACTTCATCCTCGTCAAGGTCGGCGAAGGTCAGCACGTGTTTCAGGCCCTGCAAAAGCTCGGCGTCATCGTGCGCCCGATGGGCGGGTACCAATTGCCCGAATGGGTGCGCATCTCCGTCGGCACCCCGGCTGAGAACAAACGCTGCCTGGTCGCCTTGAAGCAAGTTCTGGGAAAGTAGCGTGTGAACCAACCGCTGCCCGAATGGGAGTGGCTGCGCGCCATCGCCGAAACCGAGGTAGCGCAAA carries:
- the aroB gene encoding 3-dehydroquinate synthase, with translation MRVVNVPLGGRSYLIMVAGGLLDRLGEECRNLKLGQRCAVITDANVAPRYAKRVLANLTQAGFAPVLFTIPAGEKSKCIRQVERCYDALAQHRLERKSFIVALGGGVVGDLAGFVAATYLRGIPFVQVPTTLLSQVDSSVGGKTGVNLKAGKNLVGAFYQPRLVLCDLDTLKTLPKREFKAGLAEVIKYGIIYDAAFFARLEEHLPALLKLDPALLAEVVARSCEIKAEVVGQDETESGLRAILNFGHTIGHAIEAITRYGTYLHGEAISIGQVAAASISAAQTGLPSADVPRIEAWFKRAGLPTQIQLTRAQFARLMAAMQLDKKVSGGEVKFVLAKRIGEVTWGQAVPESAIKQALHLGF
- the hisC gene encoding histidinol-phosphate transaminase — its product is MNTGLALNNSLASLPVYQPGRPIEEVARELGLPADDIIKLASNENPLGPSPKAVKAMCQAAAKVNLYPDGSAFYLKQKLARKLGVAPENLILGNGSNEIIEMVGHALLEPGTEVVMSQYCFLVYPIVAKLFGAKVVTVPAKNLGHDLSAMLAAVTPQTRVMFVANPNNPTGTLATRKDLERLVKELPPHVLLAMDEAYIEFLEDPVDFAPLIASGKRPNLLLMRTFSKILGLAGLRMGYGIGHPDFIAALEKIRQPFNTNSIAQAGALAALDDAAHVRKTRANNLKGLAVYEQAFRKLGLDYVPSGGNFILVKVGEGQHVFQALQKLGVIVRPMGGYQLPEWVRISVGTPAENKRCLVALKQVLGK
- a CDS encoding MASE1 domain-containing protein; amino-acid sequence: MNPIASITIVRIVVLVAVYFVCGLVGSEITFMSGKLTLVWPQAAIALAALLLFGKQYWPGVAAGAIVFSLMNGRDVGYFTLGTMVGNTVGALVCVHLLEKLAGFQKPMERVRDVAAFVGLTCLVGATMNAACSAVGLIYDGAADWDDLYSTVLSWWIPNMMAGLIITPFFLAWVSPARTIEWRSPRMVEFLLWAGGLAGTVSFSFHSWFGYGIENYPLAYLPYPFLVWGSLRFGQRGATLSTLVLSAVAIYSLQQGRGPFVSANEKESLLIIGCYLGILAISNLLLAATVLERRQAECAVEESEKRYRTVVEDQKDLIWRFTSEGIITFVNGAYCRFYEKSREELMGSNFLTMLAPEDREIPLQYFQTLTPEHPTVSYDQKVHLSDHKFIWQQFTIRRLFGPVADATEFQAVVQDVTRYKEVEEKIRKLNEELELRAREIERVNEDLRKQIQERRQVEDQLRQSQKLEAIGQLAGGVAHDFNNLLTIILGNAQLMTTKGRAVTVNAESLDQITRAAERAANLTRQLLTFSRRQVMALELVDLCEVVSNLSKMLNRILGEDISMQLRLPAGLPRIQADAGMIEQVLLNLAVNSRDAMPKGGVLTIEVSLQKITDAPLPPSANAIPGDYLCLRVTDTGCGIAPEHLPHVFEPFFTTKDVGKGTGLGLATAYGIVQQHKGWVLVTTKMGQGSTFEVFLPALDQSVPSTSKPAVAQRTPGGTETVLVVEDDDGVRTLVQGVLEDCGYKVFTAAHGQQAMELWRQNRDQIHLLFTDIVMPGGINGKDLANLFKADRPRLKIILSSGYNQKLQGEDLQASEGKYYLAKPYNPSRLVAMVRDCLDSP
- a CDS encoding aminodeoxychorismate/anthranilate synthase component II, which gives rise to MMLVIDNYDSFTYNLVQYLGEMQVDLRIFRNDQITLAQIEALKPERILVSPGPCSPREAGLSNDAIRTFGPRIPLFGVCLGHQCIGHTFGGEVIVNYRMMHGKTSPIKHNGKDLFKDMPNPFLATRYHSLVIKRETIPDCLEITAETEEGEIMGVRHRQYPIWGVQFHPESILTEHGRTIMRNFLTLNK